The nucleotide sequence TTGCTGACGATTCTGGGTGGCGAATACCTGATCACCGAATATCAGGGTGTGGTCGGAATCGCGGCCGGTAGCGTGTCGATTCTGTTCAGCATCGTGCTGACTTTCTTCGAGGCATTCGTCCAGATTCTCCAGGCTTACGTTTTCGTCCTGCTCTCCGCCATCTACATCGGCGGCGCTCTCTCCCACGAGCACTGAGCTTCACTTAAAGAGGAAAGGAAGAAAGATGGAAGGCTCGCTCAACATGGTCGGTCTCGGCCTCGCGGCCATCGGCCCGGGCGTCGGCATCGGTCTGATCTTTGCTGCCTACATCAACGGCGTGGCCCGCCAGCCGGAGGCGCGCAGCGTTCTCCAGGGCATCGCGATCCTCGGCTTCGCGCTCGCCGAGGCGCTGTTCATCATCGCCATCGGCCTCGCGTTCGCCATCTGATCATGGCCCTCTCGATGGCACCGATCGCGGTGATGGCGGCGGAGGACGGTCCCGATCCGCTGATGCCGCACATGTCCGAGCTGATCGTCGGTCTGGTCGCCTTCGCCCTGCTGTTCTTCTTCCTTCGCGCGAAGGTCTACCCGATCTTCGAGAAGACCTACGCGGATCGCGCCGCCGCCATCCAGGGCGGCGCCAGGAAGGCCGAGGAGGCGCAGGCCGAGGCCCAGCGCCTGCTCGAGGAGTACCGCGCCCAGCTGGCCGACGCCCGCAGCGAGGCGGCTCGCATCCGCGAGGACGCCAAGCAGCAGGGGGCGGCCATCGTCGCGCAGGCGCGCGACGACGCCGAGACCGAGGCCAAGCGGGTCGCCGCACGGGCCGAGGCGCAGCTGCAGGCCGAGCGCGAGCAGGTCCTGCGCGAGCTGCGCGGCGAGGTCGGCACGCTGGCGACCACGCTGGCCGGCAAGGTGGTCGGCGAGTCGCTGCAGGACGACGACCGGTCCCGCCGCGTCGTCGAGCGGTTCCTGGCCGACCTCGAGACCGCTCAGGCCTCCGACGCGGCGACGCCCGCCCCAGGGGACTCGTGAGCATGCCTGACACCAACCAGCCCGAGCTCCGGCCGCGGTTCGAGAGCATCGTCGACCAGGCTGCCGGTCGCGCACCGGCGGTCGGCGACGCTCTGTTCTCGTTCGCGAACCTGCTCGACTCCCGTCCGTCGGTGCGCCGCGCGCTCACCGACACCGGCCGGACGCCCGACGATCGCGAGACGCTCGTGCGCCGGCTGGCCGGCGACCGCATCGAGCCGGCCGCGACGGACGTGCTCGCCGCGGCGGTGCGTGAGCGCTGGGCGAAGCCGGGCGACCTCACCTCCTCGATCGAGGAGTTCGGTCTCCAGGCGGTGCTGATGGCCGCCCGGTCGGCCGGCCGCCTCGACGCGGTCGAGGAAGAGATCTTCCGGTTCGGGCTGGTCGTCCGTGGCAACCGCGACCTGCGCTCGGCACTGATCGACCGTGCCGCTCCCGCCGACGCACGGCGGCAGTTGGTGCGGACGCTGCTGAACGACAAGGCGGCACCGGAGACCGTCGCGCTGGTGGAGCACGCCGTCCTCGACCGCCGGGCACGTAGCCTGGAAGCGGAGCTCGCTCGCGTCGCGGAGTTCGCCGCGCGGCTGCGCGAGCGCCGGGTGGCCGTGGTGCACGTCGCCGCGCCGCTCGCCGTCGAGCACCGCGAACGGCTGGAGCGAGCGCTGGCGGTCCGCGCCGGCGGGCCGGTCCTGCTGAACGTCGTCGTCGAGCCTGACGTCGTCGGCGGCATCAGGGTCGAGCTCGGTGACGAGGTCGTCGACGGCACCGTCACCAGCCGCCTGGACGCCGCCCGCCGTCAGCTGGTCGTCGGCTGACCGGCACCCACCCAGACCTGAGACCACCGTTCGATGAGCGAAGAGAGCAGGAGCAACCGATGGCGGAGCTGACAATCCGTCCCGAGGAGATTCGCGAGGCGCTCGACGCCTTCGTCGAGTCCTACCAGCCGGCGGCCGCCGTCCGCGAAGAGGTCGGCCACGTCACCATCGCCGGCGACGGCATTGCCCGTGTCGAGGGCCTGCCCTCGGCCATGGCCAACGAGCTGCTGGAGTTCGAGGACGGGACCCTCGGACTGGCTCTGAACCTCGACGTACGCGAGATCGGTGTCGTCGTGCTCGGCGACTACTCCGGCATCGAGGAGGGCCAGACGGTCCGTCGCACCGGCGAGGTGCTGTCGGTACCGGTCGGTGACGCCTTCCTCGGCCGCGTGGTCGATCCGCTGGGCGCACCGCTCGACGGTCTGGGCGAGGTCAAGGCCGAGACCCGCCGCGCGCTGGAGCTGCAGGCTCCCTCCGTCGTGCAACGGCAGAAGGTCGCCGAGCCGCTGCAGACCGGCATCAAGGCCATCGACGCCATGACCCCGATCGGCCGCGGCCAGCGCCAGCTGATCATCGGTGACCGGCAGACCGGCAAGACCACGGTCGCCGTCGACACCATCCTGAACCAGCTGGAGAACTGGAAGAGCGGCGACAAGAAGAAGCAGGTCCGCTGCATCTACGTCGCCACCGGCCAGAAGGGCTCCACGATCGCCGGCATCCGGCAGCAACTGGACGAGGCCGGCGCGCTGGAGTACACCACCATCGTCGCCTCGCCGGCGTCCGACGCCGCGGGCTTCAAGTACCTGTCGCCCTACACCGGCTCGGCCATCGGCCAGCACTGGATGTACCAGGGCTACCACGTCCTCATCGTCTTCGACGACCTGTCGAAGCAGGCCGAGGCGTACCGCGCGGTGTCGCTGCTACTGCGCCGCCCGCCGGGCCGCGAGGCGTACCCCGGCGACGTCTTCTACCTGCACTCGCGGCTGCTCGAGCGCTGCGCGAAGCTCTCCGACGACCTCGGCGGCGGCTCCATGACCGGCCTGCCGATCATCGAGACCAAGGCCAACGACGTCTCGGCGTTCATCCCGACCAACGTCATCTCCATCACCGACGGCCAGTGCTTCCTCGAGTCGGACCTGTTCCACTCGGGTGTGCGCCCGGCCATCAACGTCGGCATCTCGGTCTCCCGCGTCGGTGGCGACGCGCAGATCAAGGCGATGAAGAGCGTCGCCGGCACGCTGCGCCTCGACCTCGCCCAGTACAACGAGCTCAAGGCGTTCGCGGCGTTCGCATCCGACCTCGACCCCACCAGCAAGGCGCAGCTGAACCGCGGCGAGCGGCTCACCGAGCTGCTCAAGCAGCCGCAGTCGGCGCCGTTGTCGGTCGGCCGCGAGGTCGTCTCGATCTGGTCGGGCACCACCGGCAAGCTCGACGACGTCCCGGTCGAGGACATCCGCCGGTTCGAGGGCGAGTTCCTCGACACCGTCGCGCGCGAGCAGACCGCCGTCCTCGAGAACATCGAGTCCAGCGGGAAGCTGTCCGACGACGACGTCAAGACGCTCGAGCAGGCGATCGACGACTTCAAGCAGAACTACGTCACCGTCTCGGGCCAGCCGCTGATCAAGGACGAGCCGGTCGACGCCCTCGGCGAGGGCGAGGAGGACCTCACGGTGCTGCGCCGGCGCAAGCGCGACGCGCAGGGCATCCAGGAGGCCGCTCGTCCCGACGCGGGCGAGTGAGCGTGGCCGTCATGTCGTACCGAGGCTTTGAAGGGAGGTCGCACGCGTAATGGGAGCTCAAATTCGCGAGCTGCGGCGGCGCATCCGCTCCGTCGAGTCGATCAAGAAGATCACCCGCGCCCAGGAGCTCATCGCGACCTCCCGGATCGCGCGGGCCCAGCAGTACGCCGAGGCCGCGCGTCCGTACAGCCAGGCACTGGTGCGAGCCATGGAGGCGGCCGCCGAGCGCGCCCGCCTCGACAACCCGCTGCTCGAGGGCGTCGAGCAGGCGCGCCGTTCGGCCATCCTCGTCGTCAGCAGCGACGGCGGCTTCGCCGGCGCCTACTCCGCCAACGTCATCCGGCAGAGCGAGGCGCTGGCCGGGCTGCTGCGCGACCAGGGCCAGGAGACCGTGCCCTACGTCGTCGGCCGCAAGGGCGTCAGCTGGTTCACGTTCCGCGGCCGCGAGCTCGGCGGGCAGTACGTGGGCTTCACCGGCCGGCCGTCCTACGCCGACGCGCGGCGCATCGCCGACGACCTCCTCGAGGCCATCAACACGCCCACCGACGAGGGCGGCGTCGACGAGATCCACATCGTCTCGACGCACTTCGTCAACATGGTCACGCAGCAGGTCCGGGCCCGCCGGCTCTTCCCGATCATGGTCGAGGACGTGCCCGAGGAACTGCACCAGGCCGAGGCCGGCGCGGTCCGCTCGGACGACGACGACGGCCGGCAGGCCGGCGCGGCCGGCTCGGGCGGCGCGGCGAGCACCCGGCCGGCCCGCACCGACGTGCTGCCGCTGTACGAGTTCGAGCCGTCGGCCGACGAGGTGCTCGACGCGCTGCTGCCGCAGTACGCCGGCAACCTCGTCTACACCGCCCTGCTCGACGCCGCGGCGTCGGAGTGGGCGGCCCGGCGCCGGGCCATGAAGAACGCCACGGACAACGCCGGTGAGCTGCAGGAGACGCTCACCCGGCAGTCCAACTCGGCTCGCCAGGCCGAGATCACCCAGGAGATCAGCGAGATCGTCGGCGGCGCGGACGCGCTGGCGGCCGCAGGGAGCGAGTAGGACCTCATGACTGCCACCATCGAAACCCCAGCAGAGACCACCGCTGCTACAGGCCGGGTGGTCCGGGTCATCGGACCTGTCGTCGACGTCGAGTTCGGCGGCGGCCACATGCCCGGCATCTACAACGCCCTCGAGGTCGACGTGAAGCTGGCCGACGAGGCCGGCGGCGACCGCACGCTCACCCTCGAGGTCGAGCAGCACATCGGCGACGGCCTGGTGAAGGCCATCTCGATGCAGCCCACCGACGGCCTGGTCCGCGGCGCGGTCGTCCGCGACACCGGCAAGGGCATCTCGGTGCCGGTCGGCGACGGCGTCAAGGGCCACGTGTTCAACGCCCTCGGCAAGCCGCTCGACGTCGACGAGTCGCAGATCGAGGTCAGCGAGCGCTGGGAGATCCACCGCGACCCGCCGCCGTTCGCCGACCTCGAGGGCAGCACCCAGATGCTCGAGACCGGCATCAAGGTGCTCGACCTCCTGAGCCCGTACATCCAGGGTGGGAAGATCGGCCTGTTCGGTGGTGCCGGTGTCGGCAAGACGGTGCTCATCCAGGAGATGATCACCCGTGTCGCGCGGAACTTCGGTGGCACCTCGGTGTTCGCCGGCGTCGGCGAGCGCACCCGCGAGGGTAACGACCTCTGGGTCGAGATGGGCGAGGCCAACGTCCTCAAGGACACCGCGCTGGTGTTCGGGCAGATGGACGAGCCGCCGGGCACCCGCATGCGGGTCGCGCTGTCGGCGCTGACCATGGCCGAGTACTTCCGCGACGTCCAGAAGCAGGACGTGCTGCTGTTCATCGACAACATCTTCCGGTTCACCCAGGCCGGCTCCGAGGTCTCCACGCTGCTGGGCCGCATGCCGTCGGCCGTCGGTTACCAGCCGACGCTGGCCGACGAGATGGGCGAGCTGCAGGAGCGCATCACCTCGACGCGTGGTCACTCCATCACGTCGATGCAGGCCATCTACGTCCCGGCCGACGACATCACCGACCCGGCGCCGCACACCGCGTTCGCGCACCTCGACGCCCGGACGGTCCTCTCGCGGCCCATCTCGCAGCTGGGCATCTACCCGGCGGTCGACCCGCTCGACTCCTCGAGCCGGATCCTCGACGCCGCGTACCTCGGCGAGGACCACTACCGCATCGCCACCCGGGTGAAGGAGATCCTGCAGAAGTACAAGGAGCTGCAGGACATCATCGCCATCCTCGGTGTCGACGAGCTGACCGAGGAGGACCGTGTCACCGTCAACCGGGCGCGGCGCCTGCAGCGGTTCCTGTCGCAGAACATGTTCGTGGCCGAGTCGTTCACCGGCCAGCCGGGCGTGTTCGTCCCGCTGTCGGAGTCGCTCGAGTCGTTCGACGCCATCACCAAGGGCGAGTACGACCACCTGCCCGAGCAGGCGTTCAGCTACGTCGGCAACATCGAGGACGCCGAGAAGAAGGCGCGCGAGCTCGCCTCCTGAGGCTGACATCGGTGACCGGCAGGGGGCCGTCTCCACGCGAGGCAGCTCCCTGCCGATCACGAGAAAGGGAAGATCGTGGCCGAAGATCTGAACGTCGAGGTGGTCGCCGCCGACCGCAAGGTGTGGTCCGGCGAGGCCTCGATCGTCATCGCGCGCACGCCTGAGGGCGAGATCGGCATCATGTCCGGTCACGAGCCCGTGCTCGGCCTGCTGGTGGCCGGCCCGGTGACGGTGCGCTCGACCGGCGGCGAGGCGGTCGTGGTGGCGGTGTCCGGCGGGTTCCTGTCGGTCTCCGAGAACACCATCGCGATTCTGGCCGAACAGGCGGAGCTGGCCGACGAGATCGACGTCGCCGCTGCTCAGGCCGAGCTCGCGGAGCTGGGCGAGGACGGTGACGGCGCGAGCCGATGGGCCCAGGCCAGGCTCGACGTCGCGGCGAGCCGGTAGATCTGAGAGCATCGGTATCACGCTCGGGGGAGGTGATCGGTGGCGCTGGTGTCGTGGACCCTGCTGGTGCTGGGTGCGCTCGCGCTCGCCGCTGTGCTGGTCCTCCTCGCGCTGTACGTCCGCCGGGGCATCCTGCAGCGTGACGGCGGCTTCGACATGTGCGTGCGCGGCGACAGCCACGACGGCTGGTCCGGCGGCTGGGCGTTCGGCATCGGGCGCTACCGCGAGGACACCCTCGAGTGGTTCCGCACGTTCAGCTTCACCACGTGGCCCAAGCGGTCGTTCCGGCGCCACCAGCTGGTCGTCGAGAGCCGTCGTCAGCCCGACGCCGAGGAGAGCTACGAGCTGCCGGCCGCCCACGTCGTGCTGGTCTGCCGCTCCAGCGGCTCCACCGTCGAGGTGTCCATGACCGAGGCCGCGGCCACCGCGTTCGTCACCTGGCTGGAGGCGGCGCCGCCCGGGGGTCAGTTCGTCGGTTGACGCCTTCGGGGCGTACCGTTCATCGGAACGGCGGAAGGGTACAGCGGGCGTGGAGAGATTTCGGGTCACCGGGGGGAGCTCCCTGCGGGGTGAGGTCCGGGTCAGCGGCGCGAAGAACAGCGCACTCAAGTTGATGGCGGCGGCACTGCTGGCCGAGGGACGCACCGTGCTGCACGACGTCCCCACCATCACCGACGTCGACTACATGGGCGAGCTGCTGCGCCAACTCGGCGCCGACGTCCACCGCGAGGGCGGCACCGTCGCCATCGACGTCCCGGCGAAGATCGACCACGAGGCGCCGTACCACCTGGTGCGCCGGCTGCGCGCGTCCATCTGCGTGCTCGGCCCGCTGGTGGCCCGGTGCGGCGCGGCGAACGTGGCGCTGCCCGGCGGCGACGCCATCGGCTCACGCGGCCTCGACATGCACATGTCCGGGCTGGAGAAGCTGGGCGCGCAGGTCGAGATCGAGCACGGGTTCGTGGTGGCCCGGGCGCCGCAGGGGCTGCACGGCACCAGCATCTGGCTCGACTTCCCCAGCGTCGGCGCCACCGAGAACATCCTCATGGCCGCGGTGCTGGCCAAGGGCACGACGGTCATCGACAACGTCGCCCGCGAGCCCGAGATCGTCGACATCTGCCGCATGCTCGGCGACATGGGCGCCAAGATCGACGGCGCCGGCACGTCGACGCTGCGGGTCGAGGGCGTCGACTCGATGAACCCGACCGAGCACACCACCATCCCCGACCGCATCGTCACCGGCACCTGGGGCGTCGCCGCCGTCATGACCCGCGGCGACATCACCATCCGCAACGGCCGGGCCGAGCACCTCGAGATCGTGCTGGACAAGCTGGCCGCGGCCGGTGCGGTCATCGAGTCCGGGCGCGACGGGCTACGGGTGGGGATGTCCGGCCGGCCGCGCGCCATCGACGTCGTCACGCTCCCGTACCCGGGCTTCCCGACCGACCTGCAGCCGATGATCGTCGCGCTCGACGCGGTGGCCGACGGCACCGCGATGATCACCGAGAACGTGTACGAGGCCCGGTTCATGTTCGTCAACGAGCTGGTCCGCCTGGGCGCCGAGGTCCGCATCGACGGCCACCACGCCGTCGTGCGCGGCCGGCCCGGGCTGTCCGGCGCGCCGGTCGTCGCCACCGACATCCGCGCCGGCGCCGGCCTCGTGCTGGCCGGCCTGCTGGCCGAGGGCGAGACGCTGGTGTCCGCCGTCCACCACATCGACCGCGGCTACCCCGACTTCGTCGGGCAGCTGCAGTCACTGGGCGCCGACGTGGTCCGTGAGCCCGACCCGGACCACTTCGATGACTGACGAGGCGGAGGCGCCGGCGAGCGCCGGGGACAGGCTGCGCGGCTGGGTGACGCCGGGTCGCGTCGGGCTGGCCGCTTACCTGGTCGCGCTGCTGGTCTACTGCGCCGTCGAGGGCATCCCGATGGACCGCGTCGGGCAGACCGGCTGGATCATCGCCGGGATGATCGCGGTCAAGATCGGCCGGCCCTGGCGCGAGCACCTGCGCACCTTCCTCGACTGGCTGCCGCTGCTGGCCGCGCTGATCCTCTACGACCACACCCGCGGCATCGCCGACACCCTGGGCATGCCGCTGCAGGTGGGCGGGGTCGTCGACGTCGAACGATGGCTGTTCGGCGGCACCGTCCCGACGGTGTGGCTGCAGGAGCAGCTGTTCGAGTCGACCGTGCGCTGGTGGGACGTCGGCGCGGCGCTGATCTACTTCAGCCACTTCGTCGTGCCGTGGGTGCTGGCGGCGGCGTTCTACATGTGGTCGCGGCCGCTGTGGGTGTCCTACATCCGGCGGGTGCTGCTGCTGACGTACGCCGGCCTGCTCACGTACGTGCTGCTGCCGGCCGCGCCGCCGTGGTACGCGTCGGCCCGCACCGGCGACATCGCCGAGCCCGTCTATCGGCTGGTCGGCCGCGGCTGGAACGAGCTGGGCCTGCGCAGCGCCAACGCCTGGCTGTCCGACGCCCAGGGCGGCGCCAACGAGGTGGCGGCGCTGCCGTCGCTGCACGCCGGGTTCGCGATGCTGGTCGCGGTGACGCTGTGGCCGCTGGCGCGACGCTGGTGGCTGCGGGTGCTCGTCATGGCGTACCCGCTGGCGATGGCGTTCACCTTGGTCTACGGCGGCGAGCACTACGTCGTCGACGTCCTGCTCGGCTGGCTGTACGTCGCTGCCGTCATCGGCATCGCGCACCTGTGGGAGCGCTGGCGCCGGCAGCGGCTCGAGCCCGTGGCGGCCACGCTGTCGGCCGGCACGCCGGCGCCGGTCGAGCCGGCGCTGCGCACCGAGCCGAGCGTCGCCACGGAACCGAACGAACGAGCGGGAAGGCAGTGAGCATGGCACGCAGTGTGGCCGTCGTCGGAGCCGGCCTGATGGGATCGGGCATCGCCCAGGTGGCGGCGACCGGCGGCTGGGACGTCGTGCTGCGCGACCTCGACGAGTCCGCCGTCGCGCGGGGACGCCAGGCGATCGAGGCGAGCACGGCGAAGTTCGTCGAGAAGGGCCGGCTGTCCGAGGCCGACCGCGACGCCGCCCTCGCCCGCATCAGCACGACGACCGACCTCGGCGCCGTCGCCGACGCCGACATCGTCGTCGAGGCGGTGTTCGAGAGCGTCGACGTGAAGCGCGAGCTGTTCGCCGAGCTGGACCGGCTGTGCCGCGACGGCGCCGTCCTGGCCACCAACACCAGCGCCATCCCGATCACCAAGATCGCCGGCGCCACGCAGCGGCCCGAGGCGGTCGTCGGCACCCACTTCTTCTCGCCGGTGCCGATGATGGCGCTGTGCGAGCTGGTCCGCGGCCTGCACACGTCCGACGCCACGCTGGCGGCGGCCCGCGAGTTCGCCGAGTCGGCCGGCAAGACCTGCATCGTCGTCAACCGCGACGTCGCCGGCTTCGTCACCACGCGGCTGATCAGCGCGATCGTCGTCGAGGCGGTGAAGCTCTACGAGTCCGGCGTCGCGTCGGCCGAAGACATCGACACCGCCTGCAAGCTCGGCTTCGGCCACGCCATGGGCCCGCTCGCCACCACCGACCTCACCGGCGTCGACGTCCTGCACCACGCCACGTCGAACATCTGGGACGAGACCGCCGACCCCAAGTTCTTCCCGCCCGAACTGCTCCGGCGCATGGTCGACGCCGGCGAGCACGGCCGCAAGACCGGCCGCGGCTTCTACTCGTACTGACGCCGCCACGCGCTGTTCGTGCGGCGGCCGGCCGGCTCGATCGCGGTGCCGGTGCCGCTGACGCGACGGGAGCGGCGGATCGGGGTGCCGTTGGCGATCAGCTCGCGCCGGCGCGGCAGCAGCAGGCGCGTCGTCACCAGCTTGGCGCGGTCGCGGCGGCGGCGGGCCCGCTCGCGCCGGGCGAGGTCGGCGGCGCCGATCAGGCCGGCGTCGTTGCCCAGCGCCGCCCGGACGACCTTCGCCTCGGGCCGGAAGCCGCGCCCCGTCAACGTCCGGCGGAACGTCGTCCGGGCCGGATCCAGCAGCAGGTCGCCGACGTCGGAGACGCCGCCGCCGATGACGAACAGGCCGGGGTCGAACGCGGCGGCCAGGTTGGCCAGCCCGACACCGAGCCAGTGGCCGATGTCCTCGAGCAGCTCCAGCGCGGCCGGGTCGCCCTGGGCGGCCAGCTCGCTGATCATCGGGCCGGTGATGCGCGACGGGTCGCCCTCGCACGTCTCGGCGATGCGGTAGGCGACGGGGGAGCCGTTGGCGACCAGCTCGCGTGCCTCGCGGACCAGCACGTTGCCGCTGGCGTACTGCTCCCAGCAGCCGCGGTTGCCGCACTCGCACCGGTGCCCGCCCGGCACGACGATCATGTGCCCGAACTCGCCGGCGACGCCGAACCGGCCACGGTGCAGGACGCCGTCGAGGACGACGCCGCCGCCGATGCCCGTGCCGAGGTTGACGCAGACGACGTGCGACTCGCCCTGGGCGGCGCCGAACCGGCACTCGGCCCACAGCGCGGCGTTGGCGTCGTTGTCGACCACCACGGGCAGCCCGATGCGTTGCTGGACGGCGTCGCGCAGCGGCTCGTTGCGCCAGGCGAGGTGCGGGGCGAACAGCACGGAGGACTGGGTGCCGTCGACGAAGCCGGCGGCGCCGATGCCGACCGCGAGGACGTGATGGCGGGCGCCGAGTTCGGCGACGACGTCGGCGATGGTGTCCTCGACGACGCGCGGGCTCTTGCTCTTACTCGGCGTCTCGCGGCGGGTGCGCTCGATGATCGTGCCCTCGGGGTCGACGACGCCGGCGGCGACCTTGGTGCCGCCGATGTCGATGCCGATGGTGGGCCGCAGCGCCAGCCGGGACACCCGTGTCCGGGTTGGAGACATGCCCACAGTATGGCCGGGCGTGGTCAACCGGCCGGTCAAGGGGCCGGGGACGACCCCGGCGGGGCCAGGATGCCCAGCGCGTACGCCGTCGTCACGGCGGCCGTGCGGTCGTCGACGCCGAGCTTGGCGAACACCCGCAGCAGGTGCGTCTTCACCGTCGCCTCGCCGATGTGCAGGGCCCGGCCGACGTCGGCGTTGGACAGCCCGGTCGCGACCGCGGCCAGCACCTCGCGCTCGCGCGGCGTCAGCGGCGGCACCGACGGCGCCCGCAGCCGGTGCACCAGCCGCGCGGCCACCGGCGGTGCCAGGATCGTCTCGCCGCGGTGCGCGGCGCGGACGGCGGCGGCGAGGTCGACCCGCGGGGTGTCCTTGAGCAGGTAGCCGGTGGCGCCCGCCTCGACCGCGCGGACGATGTCGGAGTCGGTGTCGTAGGTCGTCAGCACCAGGATCCGGATGCTCGGTAGCTCGGCCAGGATGCGCGCCGTCGCCTCGGCGCCGTCCAGCCGCGGCATCCGCAGGTCCATCAGGATGACGTCGGGACGCAACCGGCGCGCCATGACCAGCGCCTCCTCGCCGTCGCCGGCCTCGCCGACCACCTCGAGGTCGTCCTCGGCGCCGAGCATGCCGGCCAGTCCCGTCCGCACCACCGGGTGGTCGTCGACCAGCAGCAGCCGCAACGTCGTCACGGCCGCCCACGTTACCCTGACGTCGTGCCCGAGAAGCCGGAGCCGGCGCGCGCCGATCCGATCGCTGGTGACCTGGTCACCGAGACCTTCGACTACGACGGCGGGCGGCAGGTCACCGTGTACGTGCCGCCGGATCCGCCCGAAGCCGTCGTGTACGCCGGCGACGGTCAGCTGATCTCGCAGTGGGGCGGACACCTCGAGGCGGCCGACGTGCCGCCCACCATGATCGTCGGTGCCCACCGGACGGACGACCCGGACGAGATGATCCGGATCGCCGAGTACTCACCGTCCTTCGACGAGGAACGGTTCGCGGCACACGAGCGGTTCTTCGTCGAGGAGGTCCGCGGCTGGGTACGGTCACGGTTCGGCCTCGCCCCGCCCGCCGAACGCACCGCGGTGTGCGGCGTGTCGGCCAGTGGTGAGCTGGCCCTCGCCATGGGGCTTCGCCACCCGGATGTCTACGGCGCGGTCTTCTGCGCATCGCCGGGCGGCGGCTTCCGCCCGCCTGCCGTGCTGCCGAGCCCGCTGCCGGCCACGTACCTCGTCGCCGGGA is from Jiangella alkaliphila and encodes:
- the atpA gene encoding F0F1 ATP synthase subunit alpha; the protein is MAELTIRPEEIREALDAFVESYQPAAAVREEVGHVTIAGDGIARVEGLPSAMANELLEFEDGTLGLALNLDVREIGVVVLGDYSGIEEGQTVRRTGEVLSVPVGDAFLGRVVDPLGAPLDGLGEVKAETRRALELQAPSVVQRQKVAEPLQTGIKAIDAMTPIGRGQRQLIIGDRQTGKTTVAVDTILNQLENWKSGDKKKQVRCIYVATGQKGSTIAGIRQQLDEAGALEYTTIVASPASDAAGFKYLSPYTGSAIGQHWMYQGYHVLIVFDDLSKQAEAYRAVSLLLRRPPGREAYPGDVFYLHSRLLERCAKLSDDLGGGSMTGLPIIETKANDVSAFIPTNVISITDGQCFLESDLFHSGVRPAINVGISVSRVGGDAQIKAMKSVAGTLRLDLAQYNELKAFAAFASDLDPTSKAQLNRGERLTELLKQPQSAPLSVGREVVSIWSGTTGKLDDVPVEDIRRFEGEFLDTVAREQTAVLENIESSGKLSDDDVKTLEQAIDDFKQNYVTVSGQPLIKDEPVDALGEGEEDLTVLRRRKRDAQGIQEAARPDAGE
- the atpD gene encoding F0F1 ATP synthase subunit beta — translated: MTATIETPAETTAATGRVVRVIGPVVDVEFGGGHMPGIYNALEVDVKLADEAGGDRTLTLEVEQHIGDGLVKAISMQPTDGLVRGAVVRDTGKGISVPVGDGVKGHVFNALGKPLDVDESQIEVSERWEIHRDPPPFADLEGSTQMLETGIKVLDLLSPYIQGGKIGLFGGAGVGKTVLIQEMITRVARNFGGTSVFAGVGERTREGNDLWVEMGEANVLKDTALVFGQMDEPPGTRMRVALSALTMAEYFRDVQKQDVLLFIDNIFRFTQAGSEVSTLLGRMPSAVGYQPTLADEMGELQERITSTRGHSITSMQAIYVPADDITDPAPHTAFAHLDARTVLSRPISQLGIYPAVDPLDSSSRILDAAYLGEDHYRIATRVKEILQKYKELQDIIAILGVDELTEEDRVTVNRARRLQRFLSQNMFVAESFTGQPGVFVPLSESLESFDAITKGEYDHLPEQAFSYVGNIEDAEKKARELAS
- a CDS encoding F0F1 ATP synthase subunit epsilon — translated: MAEDLNVEVVAADRKVWSGEASIVIARTPEGEIGIMSGHEPVLGLLVAGPVTVRSTGGEAVVVAVSGGFLSVSENTIAILAEQAELADEIDVAAAQAELAELGEDGDGASRWAQARLDVAASR
- a CDS encoding F0F1 ATP synthase subunit gamma, with translation MGAQIRELRRRIRSVESIKKITRAQELIATSRIARAQQYAEAARPYSQALVRAMEAAAERARLDNPLLEGVEQARRSAILVVSSDGGFAGAYSANVIRQSEALAGLLRDQGQETVPYVVGRKGVSWFTFRGRELGGQYVGFTGRPSYADARRIADDLLEAINTPTDEGGVDEIHIVSTHFVNMVTQQVRARRLFPIMVEDVPEELHQAEAGAVRSDDDDGRQAGAAGSGGAASTRPARTDVLPLYEFEPSADEVLDALLPQYAGNLVYTALLDAAASEWAARRRAMKNATDNAGELQETLTRQSNSARQAEITQEISEIVGGADALAAAGSE
- a CDS encoding DUF2550 domain-containing protein, with translation MALVSWTLLVLGALALAAVLVLLALYVRRGILQRDGGFDMCVRGDSHDGWSGGWAFGIGRYREDTLEWFRTFSFTTWPKRSFRRHQLVVESRRQPDAEESYELPAAHVVLVCRSSGSTVEVSMTEAAATAFVTWLEAAPPGGQFVG
- the murA gene encoding UDP-N-acetylglucosamine 1-carboxyvinyltransferase, which gives rise to MERFRVTGGSSLRGEVRVSGAKNSALKLMAAALLAEGRTVLHDVPTITDVDYMGELLRQLGADVHREGGTVAIDVPAKIDHEAPYHLVRRLRASICVLGPLVARCGAANVALPGGDAIGSRGLDMHMSGLEKLGAQVEIEHGFVVARAPQGLHGTSIWLDFPSVGATENILMAAVLAKGTTVIDNVAREPEIVDICRMLGDMGAKIDGAGTSTLRVEGVDSMNPTEHTTIPDRIVTGTWGVAAVMTRGDITIRNGRAEHLEIVLDKLAAAGAVIESGRDGLRVGMSGRPRAIDVVTLPYPGFPTDLQPMIVALDAVADGTAMITENVYEARFMFVNELVRLGAEVRIDGHHAVVRGRPGLSGAPVVATDIRAGAGLVLAGLLAEGETLVSAVHHIDRGYPDFVGQLQSLGADVVREPDPDHFDD
- a CDS encoding F0F1 ATP synthase subunit B, with the protein product MAPIAVMAAEDGPDPLMPHMSELIVGLVAFALLFFFLRAKVYPIFEKTYADRAAAIQGGARKAEEAQAEAQRLLEEYRAQLADARSEAARIREDAKQQGAAIVAQARDDAETEAKRVAARAEAQLQAEREQVLRELRGEVGTLATTLAGKVVGESLQDDDRSRRVVERFLADLETAQASDAATPAPGDS
- a CDS encoding F0F1 ATP synthase subunit delta, with protein sequence MPDTNQPELRPRFESIVDQAAGRAPAVGDALFSFANLLDSRPSVRRALTDTGRTPDDRETLVRRLAGDRIEPAATDVLAAAVRERWAKPGDLTSSIEEFGLQAVLMAARSAGRLDAVEEEIFRFGLVVRGNRDLRSALIDRAAPADARRQLVRTLLNDKAAPETVALVEHAVLDRRARSLEAELARVAEFAARLRERRVAVVHVAAPLAVEHRERLERALAVRAGGPVLLNVVVEPDVVGGIRVELGDEVVDGTVTSRLDAARRQLVVG
- the atpE gene encoding ATP synthase F0 subunit C, producing the protein MEGSLNMVGLGLAAIGPGVGIGLIFAAYINGVARQPEARSVLQGIAILGFALAEALFIIAIGLAFAI